The DNA sequence ATAGCATTAATACTCGTTGTGGGAAGAGATTAAGTTTTGAAAGCAGGTAACACAACCTTTTGGTCTTCAGCCAATTTCAACACTTTTTCATCAGCTTTCTGTTGTTCTATAGCAGCCATCTGAAGAGAGCTATTTCTCAATGTATTCTGAAAAGACAAAGCATGGCACCAagttataaaattataaaaatgaaaatagaaaCCAAAACTTCTACGCCCTTCTTATGCAGACTATTACATTAAAGGATGTCAATAACAGCAGGAGCAAATTAGGTCCAAATTTTGGTTTCCAGAATCCTTATATGAGGTCTTCGATGggagtaaaagaaaaatttaaaaagacaaaaactggtgttgcataaaaaattttttaggcACACAACTTTATGTTTGTGACTCTTATCCCCTCTCTATTCTGCAATTTTCAAGTGAATAACATTAACATAAGATCACTGGAAGGAGTTCATAATCTTAATCACTTTCCAGAAATTACCATTCTACAATAATGTCATCCTTGGTTGCTAACCCCTTACTCAAAGGCCCAAAACATTAGAAGTTTGGAATATCAATCATCTGGATAATTGCCATAAATCATTTCTCTTAAAAGTTCAACAAACTATTACATAGATGTGCATAAATTGTTTTACATCTGACACCAACACACAAAAGCCCATCAAGCTTCGAGTGAGAATAATGCATATGTGCACCTTGTATTGAATTCTTaattctttcctcttttttaaGTATGAGGAAAGCAAAAATCATAGAAGTTCCAGTACTGTAACATAATTcaatccaataataataataataataataataataataataataataataataataataataataaagaactGTACCATAAACATAAATCATCTCTCCAAGACACAGTTGTTAACGGCACGCAAATGAATTTTGTTTATCACAAATGAAAAGTCCAGGCATGTGAATGGCTCTATAACTAACAACATTACAATCCTAAATTGAACATGaacaatattttattctattattcttAATTTCAATCACACCATGCTAGAGAAGATGcagcaaaaataaagaaaacactATACATACCTCCTCAATCTCTTCTGCCAACTTCTTTCTTTCACTTTCATTATGCGCCTCACGCTTTTCCAGTTCGACTTTTCGCAACTCCAGCTCACTTTTCTGAGATTCTAGTTGCCACTTAAGCTTTTCGTGATCACTAAAGATCCTCTGAAAGTGATCCCTTGCACTTGATTGTATCTTCTTTATCTCTGAATACAAAATTAGAATCTTGAGATAAACCTTGTTACAAACATACCAACATATTAAAGTAACAATGTTAGCTCCTATGGTACAACCACCACAACAATGCAAGTAGTAGGTGGCAACTGAATTGGCGGTTTGCTGACTTGGATCCCTCCAGACCCCAGGGAAAAAACCAtcaataaacaaagaaaatgaaaaaaaaaaactcaaattgTGATTTAATTGTCATCCAGAGACTGCTACGCTGCCAGTTATTTTGTAATCAAAGTACCAGTTACAACACATAGTTGGCCTTGTACAACAAAACAAATAAATGAGAAAATGAAAACCACAAGAAGTCAAGCTAAAGTAGAGACAAGTAACTTTGGTCCAATATAACCGCATACCTTCATTATAAGCTTGAATGAGCTTATCTTTTTCCTCCATTGCCATGTCCATTTTGAGCGTTGTCTCATGGCATCTTACTTCTATCTCTTGTAAGTGTTTGTTCTTGACCTGAATAATGTTAGTCAAATTGGACACAAGTTTATCCTGCCTTCGAGCTTCTTCCTCCATCAGTTCAGATATGGTTTTGACATCCCCCATCTTTCGCAGATTTTCCCCAATGATATTGTTGGCGTTATAGTCATCTGCTCGGGCTACCCATGCATAAAGACCAGACTTCTGCTCAGACTTAGCAAACCAATCTTTTTTCCCATGATGATCTGTTTCATATGCCCTTTCAAATGCCAATGCATTATCAAACCCTGGCCAGTTTTTATTGAACTCCACAAGAGCAGTTCCAGAGTGACCCCGGAAATTCCATAGAGGATTGACTCTAAACGGATTAAAACCCCTGCTTTTGTACTCATCCCTCAGCTTGGAACCACTTGCACCAACACAGCGTCCATCTTCTGCCCGTCTAGTAGGAATATTAACTACAATTCCAATCCAAGGCCACACAAACTGCTCATCAGAATTAACGTCATGTTTGCCTTCGTCCACAGGTTTTGATGGAACATCCACGGCCAAAGCATCCTTCTCCAGATATTTCACCAAAGCCAAATGATTAGCCTTCTCTCTTGCCTTTCTCTTTTGTGAGCTACTCTGACCCACCCCAGAAGCATGTTGAAGGAGTTCCTTGTACAAATAATCCCGTTTCCTCTTTTTAGGGCAGAACGGGCAAGTGTAAGTCTCATCCGAGGTTTTCACATCATGGGTTCCATTTTGCAGTTCTTCATAAAATTTATCTTCGTATTCAGTGATTTCAGAGTCACTTATATCAGTATCCTCATCAGAGCTCTGAGCCATAACAATTTCTCCCAGGAAAAATTATTACAATACCTGAAAGGCAAAAACTTGATATTAACATCGCCATTTTCTTGCTGAAATACAGATTAATCCCATTCATTTTCTAAACATTTTGATCCTAAGAGAAACATTCAAAACAAATATCCCAATCACTTCGCTCAAAAGGATCCCATATCATCATATGTTAAGCTGTCTGTTAAAAGTTAGTTGAACATGTTAGTTAACCAATTGGCCAATCAAAATCTAAACGCATCGGAGGTCAGTGCTAGGAATGCATTTTCACAAACATTTGGTGTAATACCCTCCATTTACCCAAAACAAAAGATCAAGCATGAACATGCACAACACGTACCCAATTATTCAAATATGCATGAAGAAAACATAATGCAAAATTGCAAAGCACATGCATGACAAGAACCGGAGCGTGGGAGGGATAATCCAAAGCGAGGAGAATTGAGAAATTGAGAGAAATATGAGCTGAATTGAcctgaagaagaaaatggaaggtGCTCCCTGAAGGTGAACTCTGATGAAGGGAAAGTGTGAGGCTAAGGATCTACATGAGAAGAAGAAACGGTGAAGAATCGGAGGTGAAATTGGGGGTTGTTTGACGCTCCCAACAATCTTCACGGGCTCTACTCGTAGCACAGTGGCCACTGCCCACTGTCACTCATCTCTAGGGTTTCGAAATCGGACATCACACGCGCGGAGTTAGCGCGTGAATTAGAGATGAACGATTTGGCACAAAATCTGCAGTGTGGCTCGGCTAATTGGCCTTGCTGTACTCTGCACCCAATTGCACTCAAAAACAAAACCATTAACCAAGTCCATTCTTAAAACAATTTTATAGTAGGGTTTAATTAATAAAGATCACTTTAATAAAGATactacaaatattttttttaaagatatttatatgtgtcatattattattagacatttttattaaattgattaataatttattttttaataaaccaaaacaaaatcggtttattataacaataataataaacctAATTGTCtgtattataattattagatcTAATTTGATCCGATCGAATTACACAATCTAAATCGAATATCTTtcaattttttgataaaaaaacaaatatatctttgactttttattttGTAGACATTtgtaaacataaaatattttacgtGTCTTTATGAAAACATCCTCTTAATTACTAGGCGTATGATAAgtttattattagtaaaaaatattaaaaatataattgttaaattctgaaaattatggtaataaaaaaagagcaatacattattaaatttatatttaaagtTATACAtatgttattatattttattttattttaaatcattttgAATCTCAGGCCAATTATATATGTAagtttttttagtaattaagtCTAATTAAATGGAcctaaactcaataaaaattacttttattataCCAGTGTGTAAATACGCACTTCACTAACGCAAACTCTTtgtccttctttttctttacgttattctttattcttcttcatATTTCTCCATTCTTATCTTGGCATTTCTTCTTTTGTTGCgttcctccttctttttctttgcatttctccttcttcttcgcGTGTTTTCTCCCAATCGTCATTCTTTTATcactgttgttgttgctgcatttttttctccttttattTGAGGTTCATTTGGATTTAGAAATGAATTCGAtgtatttttattgatgattgaATCTTTTTTACTGCTTGTTTAAAATTGaactaatttcggttcatttgtgtgttaattgaggttcacctgatgctgctgataagtattgaccaagtttttttttcttaagtaatttcggtttatttcttaatttaattaagGTTCATTTGGATCTAGGAATGAATTGGATGTGTgttttgttgatgattgagttttttttactgtttgttcaaaattgaactaattttggttcatttgtgaattaattGAGATTCACTTGATACTACTATTAAGTATTGACCAAGTTTTTTATTCCTTAAgatttcggttcatttcttagtttatttGAGGTTCATTTGAATTCAAAAATGAATTCAATGTGTTTTTGTTTATGATTAGTCTTTCTGACTACTTGTTCAAAATTGAATGGAATGGAGTAGAATCTAATGAAATTGAATAAAGTGATAATGGataattttattcttctttgctaaaaaatttggtcaatacttatcagGAGCATCAAGTGAATCTCAATtacaaatgaaccgaaattagttCATATTTgaacaaacaattaaaaagagtcaatcattaacaaaaacacgtcgaattcatctttgaatccaaataaacttcaattaaactaagaaattatttaaagaataaaaaatttagtcaattttTATCAGTAGTATCAAGTGAACCTTAATTAACATACAAATAAACCGaaataaactaagaaatgaatcGAAATTATTTAATGACGGTGTCAAAGAAAATTAGTACTAATAAAGATGTTAGCAAAATGTTGGTATCATTGAtgacaacaataataaaaaaggaaaaaaaagaagacgCAACACTGAGGgacgagaagaagaagaaaaagaaaagaagaagaacttgTGTGCGCGaatttagaagaagaagaatatgaagaggaggagaagaagaagggaagaagaattTGCTAGTAcgaatttgaaagaagaagaaagagaagaaggaagagaatAAGAAAGAAACAAGGACACATATTTCATGTGCCGTGTGTGTTTCGCTTATCAATGTGCCTACTATTTAATTTTAGCTGATTGGTGCGCCTGATAAAGAGCgctgttgaattttttttgttttttaatctAACGGTAGAGATCATCTTATTATTGGTcctttttaattgattaatgaATATTTTTTGTAGATTTTATATTATAGGaattactttaaaaaattaattttttactaattattGTTATAGATCTAATATCTATCTggattaataatttaatatagcaaaaatttataaattcgtaagtttaaattaattagagtTAATTAATCTAtttgaaattaaactaaaaaattccATAAagtctaaattataaattttaagtaattaataaaatattaattttttataacatcttaattaataaaaatattaatttttacaacATCTTACTGTGATTAATACTTTaaacaattaataatttttcataacatattactataattaataaaattaatctaacataattattaatttttcattaataaaattactcaaaacaataattaattttttaaattatgttactataacttataaaattatactaaaaaagtattaatttcacatgatattttattatatataattaaataatttgaagaataattttattaattatatagtaaaatattatgtaaaattaatattttttaaaataattttatatgttataataatataatttaaaaattttaattttttttgtaagtttattaattataattatataatataaaaaattaataaatttataaaataattttattaattataataatatgtcataaaaatttattaattatttaaagtattaattatattaagttattataaaaaattagtattttttagattaattttattaaattttttggtaacaaaattaaaacaaccaAACAAAAAAACATTAATATACAATAATAGGATGATCTCTACCGTTagattaaaaaacaaaaaaaaaatccaacgACTCTTCTTATTAGACGCACCAATCAGCTAAAGTTAAATAGTAGGCACATTGATTAGTCAAATACACACGGCGCTTGAAATCCGTGTccaagaaacaaagaaagaataagaagtgcgtaatttaaaaaattattataacaacttgattaaatttattaaatattttacttGAATGTAAAATTTTATTGTATGAATTTAATCGGGTAATTAGATTAGTTCAGATTTTTCGATCCTATAATcaatattcaatttaattaaGGTCAGAATTTAATCGAGTCTAACcatattatatatcattatccGATCAATACAAAATCGATGTAATCAAATTGGTTTTTATTGAGCAACTGGAGCCTTGTGAAGACCTCAGTTGAAGATTGGGTGAAAAAGGTGTTTGTAGATCATGCAGAAATAAAGAAGGTTAATAATACCTATATTTCTCTGATTCCAAAAAGGGAGGTTCCTGAGAATTTTAGCCACTTTCGACCTATTTGATTGTGTAACGTCTCTTATAAGATAGTTACTAAAATTATATCGAACATGTTGAAAGAAGTCATGTCCAAATTCATAAGCCCTGCTCAGTGCAATTTTGTCCCCGAGAGGCAAAGTGCTGATAATATTTTGGTGGCACAGGAGGCTATACACTCTATGAGATATAAGAAAGGGACTTCTAGTTATATGGCAATCAAGATAGATCTTGAAAAAGTTTATGACAGGTTGAATTGGAGATTTATCCAGGATACTCTCCAGGAGGCAGGTTTGTCGCAGAATTTGACCGATTTAATAGTGAGTTGCTATTCGTCTGCAAACATGAATCTATTGTGGAATGGGACTCCTTCGAATCCTTTCGTTCCTTCTAGGGGTATCTGACAAGGTGACTCCATGTCACCCTACTTATTTGTGTTGTGTATCGAACGGCTATTACAAATGATCACAATGGCAGTTAAGCATAATATCTGGGAGATAATCACTCTGAATAGGGGAGGTCCGAAGCTGTTATATTTATGTTTTGCTGATGATATCGTTCTATTTGGGAAAGCATCAATGGAGCAGGTGGAGTTAACTCCGGTATTCTTGAGCTGTTTTGTCGGTGTTCTGGTAAAAAAGTTAGTTATGATAAGTCTTGCGTCTACTTCTCTGAGAATGTGAATTTCAGTCGTAAGAGGGCACTGAGTGAAGCCTTAGGTATGTGACTAACTTCAAACTTGGGCAAATACTTGGGTGTTCCTCTCTTCCATAGCCGTACTAAAACTGAGGACTTTCAGTTTATTATTGATAGGATGATGAGTCGGTTGAGTACGTGGAAGGCTCGTAATCTCTCTCTAGCAGGCAGAGTTACCTTGACCCAATCGGCTCTAGCTTCAATTTCAACCTATATTATGCAAACCATGAGAATTCCCTTGAGGGTTTGTGATAAGATTGACAGTATATGCAGGAGGTTCGTTTGGGGAGGTAATAACTCTGGTAAGAAAATCCACTTACTTAGCTGGAAAAAGTTATGCTCTCCGAAGAAATCTGGAGGCCTGGGGTTTAGATCCGTCAGAGTGATGAACGATGCAAATCTGATGAAACTGGCCTGGAAGTTAATTCATAATAGGGATTCTCTCTGGGTACAGGTCCTCTACAGTAAATATAGGTGTGGTGATAATACAATCCCTTTGATGAAGCCTCTTCAACGTATGTCTAACACTTGGAAAGGTATCTCTCACATTTGGA is a window from the Arachis stenosperma cultivar V10309 chromosome 3, arast.V10309.gnm1.PFL2, whole genome shotgun sequence genome containing:
- the LOC130969152 gene encoding protein INVOLVED IN DE NOVO 2-like, giving the protein MAQSSDEDTDISDSEITEYEDKFYEELQNGTHDVKTSDETYTCPFCPKKRKRDYLYKELLQHASGVGQSSSQKRKAREKANHLALVKYLEKDALAVDVPSKPVDEGKHDVNSDEQFVWPWIGIVVNIPTRRAEDGRCVGASGSKLRDEYKSRGFNPFRVNPLWNFRGHSGTALVEFNKNWPGFDNALAFERAYETDHHGKKDWFAKSEQKSGLYAWVARADDYNANNIIGENLRKMGDVKTISELMEEEARRQDKLVSNLTNIIQVKNKHLQEIEVRCHETTLKMDMAMEEKDKLIQAYNEEIKKIQSSARDHFQRIFSDHEKLKWQLESQKSELELRKVELEKREAHNESERKKLAEEIEENTLRNSSLQMAAIEQQKADEKVLKLAEDQKKQKEELHAKIIQLERQLDMKQKLELEIQQLRGSLSVLKHMEDDDDAEVLKKVDDLHMDLREKEQSLQDIDALNQTLIVKERKSNEELQEARKELVEGLKELPAQGNIRVKRMGQLDGKPFLEFFARRYNEEEAEERASELCSLWEEYLKDPDWHPFKVITIDGKETEIIKEDDEKLNGLKNEMGEGAYNAVVAALTEINAYNPSGRYIISEIWNYAKGRRATLEEGVEFLIQNWRSQKRKRGG